Proteins found in one Leptidea sinapis chromosome 23, ilLepSina1.1, whole genome shotgun sequence genomic segment:
- the LOC126971199 gene encoding putative ATP-dependent RNA helicase Pl10 isoform X2: MSNVTNQNGTGLEQQLAGLDLQPQATKSAGRYIPPHLRRQLEAKSTEGSDSSRQNGDTDRWESDRWGDRGRGGTARESRESRDIRRDDDYQEPPAPRNDRWKEPEPRAEERSNSRWPSDDVRRTSSRRDENDWTVPLPRDERQELELFGTGNTGINFSKYEDIPVEASGENVPDFITSFEDVNLTEIMRTNISSARYDKPTPVQKYAIPIVLGRRDVMACAQTGSGKTAAFLVPILNQMYEAGPVKMGSYNRRKQYPLALVLAPTRELATQIYDEARKFAYRSRVRPCVVYGGSPILDQLRELERGCHLLVATPGRLGDMLSRGRVALDHCRHLVLDEADRMLDMGFEPQIRKIVDCHSMPKTGERQTLMFSATFPKQIQVLAQDFLYNYVFLAVGRVGSTSENITQKVVWVEEQDKRSFLLDLLNASNLLQRAPSEDDQLTLVFVETKKGADQLEDFLAGDGYPVTSIHGDRTQREREDALRRFRTGKTPILVATAVAARGLDIPHVRHVINFDLPSDVEEYVHRIGRTGRMGNLGVATSFFNDSNRGLARDLVELLVEAKQDVPNWLTSTAADGRSGGGGRRTGGSRSGGNRFGSSGSGFGARDFRTQSRQPRSAGPSAMGNGFGYGGGGGGGSYGGSYGGSYGGNSGGPDWWDS; the protein is encoded by the exons ATGAGTAATGTTACCAACCAAAATGGAACAGGTCTAGAGCAGCAG CTTGCTGGTCTGGACTTGCAGCCTCAGGCTACTAAAAGTGCTGGTCGTTACATTCCTCCACACTTACGTAGGCAGTTGGAGGCTAAATCAACAGAAG GTAGCGACTCCAGTCGTCAGAATGGCGACACAGACCGCTGGGAGTCCGATCGGTGGGGCGACCGCGGTAGAGGCGGCACTGCGCGGGAATCTCGCGAGTCGAGGGACATCCGCCGCGACGATGACTATCAG GAGCCACCAGCACCACGCAACGACCGCTGGAAGGAGCCGGAGCCGAGGGCAGAGGAACGATCCAATTCTCGCTGGCCTTCCGACGACGTGCGCCGTACCTCGTCACGTAGGGATGAA AATGACTGGACAGTCCCGTTACCTCGCGACGAGCGGCAGGAGTTGGAGCTGTTTGGCACTGGCAACACAGGCATCAACTTTTCCAAATACGAGGATATACCGGTTGAGGCCAGCGGAGAGAACGTCCCGGACTTCATTACAAGT TTTGAGGATGTTAACCTGACAGAAATAATGCGTACGAACATAAGCTCCGCGCGCTACGACAAGCCCACTCCGGTGCAGAAATACGCGATCCCCATCGTGCTCGGACGCCGGGACGTGATGGCGTGCGCGCAGACCGGCTCCGGGAAGACGGCCGCTTTCCTCGTGCCCATCCTCAACCAGATGTACGAGGCCGGACCCGTCAAGATGGG CTCGTACAACCGCCGCAAGCAGTACCCCCTGGCTCTGGTGCTGGCGCCCACACGCGAACTGGCCACGCAGATCTATGACGAGGCCAGGAAGTTTGCGTATCGCTCCCGTGTTAGACCCTGTGTAGT ATACGGCGGTTCCCCGATCCTCGATCAGCTACGCGAGTTGGAGCGCGGATGTCACCTCCTGGTGGCGACGCCGGGCCGTCTCGGTGACATGCTCTCCCGTGGTCGTGTGGCTCTCGACCATTGCAGACATTTAGTCCTCGACGAGGCCGACCGCATGTTGGACATGGGCTTCGAGCCGCAGATACGCAAGATTGTGGACTGCCACTCCATGCCGAAGACTGGCGAACGACAGACGCTCATGTTCTCGGCCACCTTCCCCAAGCAGATACAAGTGCTGGCGCAGGACTTTCTTTACAATTACGTGTTCCTCGCTGTCGGACGCGTGGGTTCAACATCTGAGAATATTACTCAGAAG GTCGTGTGGGTTGAAGAACAAGATAAGCGGTCCTTTTTACTAGATTTACTGAATGCTTCCAACTTGCTGCAACGAGCACCCTCCGAGGATGACCAGCTCACATTAGTCTTTGTTGAGACTAAGAAAG GTGCGGACCAGCTGGAAGATTTCCTGGCTGGTGACGGGTACCCAGTGACATCGATCCACGGCGACCGCACGCAGCGCGAGCGAGAAGACGCACTACGTCGCTTCCGCACCGGAAAAACGCCCATACTCGTCGCAACAGCTGTCGCGGCTAGAG GTCTGGACATACCGCACGTGCGCCACGTGATCAACTTCGACCTGCCGTCGGACGTGGAGGAGTACGTGCACCGCATCGGACGTACCGGCCGCATGGGGAACCTGGGCGTCGCCACCTCCTTCTTCAACGACTCCAACCGCGGGCTGGCGCGCGACCTGGTAGAACTGCTCGTCGAGGCTAAGCAGGATGTGCCCAA CTGGTTGACGAGCACGGCGGCGGACGGACGCTCAGGCGGCGGCGGGCGGCGTACCGGTGGCAGTCGATCCGGTGGAAACCGGTTCGGCAGTAGCGGAAGCGGCTTCGGTGCGCGGGACTTCCGTACACAGTCACGACAACCGCGCTCGGCCGGACCCTCCGCTATGGGCAATG GTTTCGGATACGGCGGCGGCGGTGGCGGCGGCTCGTACGGCGGCTCTTATGGGGGCTCCTACGGCGGGAACTCCGGGGGACCCGACTGGTGGGACTCGTAA
- the LOC126971199 gene encoding putative ATP-dependent RNA helicase Pl10 isoform X1, producing MSNVTNQNGTGLEQQLAGLDLQPQATKSAGRYIPPHLRRQLEAKSTEGEGSKRESLDSSEGRDSHSSFGGNSRTFDRGGRRDDRDRDFDRGYDQRFPRRDRGSDSSRQNGDTDRWESDRWGDRGRGGTARESRESRDIRRDDDYQEPPAPRNDRWKEPEPRAEERSNSRWPSDDVRRTSSRRDENDWTVPLPRDERQELELFGTGNTGINFSKYEDIPVEASGENVPDFITSFEDVNLTEIMRTNISSARYDKPTPVQKYAIPIVLGRRDVMACAQTGSGKTAAFLVPILNQMYEAGPVKMGSYNRRKQYPLALVLAPTRELATQIYDEARKFAYRSRVRPCVVYGGSPILDQLRELERGCHLLVATPGRLGDMLSRGRVALDHCRHLVLDEADRMLDMGFEPQIRKIVDCHSMPKTGERQTLMFSATFPKQIQVLAQDFLYNYVFLAVGRVGSTSENITQKVVWVEEQDKRSFLLDLLNASNLLQRAPSEDDQLTLVFVETKKGADQLEDFLAGDGYPVTSIHGDRTQREREDALRRFRTGKTPILVATAVAARGLDIPHVRHVINFDLPSDVEEYVHRIGRTGRMGNLGVATSFFNDSNRGLARDLVELLVEAKQDVPNWLTSTAADGRSGGGGRRTGGSRSGGNRFGSSGSGFGARDFRTQSRQPRSAGPSAMGNGFGYGGGGGGGSYGGSYGGSYGGNSGGPDWWDS from the exons ATGAGTAATGTTACCAACCAAAATGGAACAGGTCTAGAGCAGCAG CTTGCTGGTCTGGACTTGCAGCCTCAGGCTACTAAAAGTGCTGGTCGTTACATTCCTCCACACTTACGTAGGCAGTTGGAGGCTAAATCAACAGAAG GAGAGGGGTCTAAGCGCGAAAGCTTAGACAGCAGTGAGGGCCGCGACAGCCATTCATCATTCGGTGGTAACTCTAGAACGTTCGACCGTGGTGGTCGGCGCGACGACCGCGACCGTGACTTCGACCGCGGCTACGATCAGCGGTTCCCGCGCAGAGACCGCG GTAGCGACTCCAGTCGTCAGAATGGCGACACAGACCGCTGGGAGTCCGATCGGTGGGGCGACCGCGGTAGAGGCGGCACTGCGCGGGAATCTCGCGAGTCGAGGGACATCCGCCGCGACGATGACTATCAG GAGCCACCAGCACCACGCAACGACCGCTGGAAGGAGCCGGAGCCGAGGGCAGAGGAACGATCCAATTCTCGCTGGCCTTCCGACGACGTGCGCCGTACCTCGTCACGTAGGGATGAA AATGACTGGACAGTCCCGTTACCTCGCGACGAGCGGCAGGAGTTGGAGCTGTTTGGCACTGGCAACACAGGCATCAACTTTTCCAAATACGAGGATATACCGGTTGAGGCCAGCGGAGAGAACGTCCCGGACTTCATTACAAGT TTTGAGGATGTTAACCTGACAGAAATAATGCGTACGAACATAAGCTCCGCGCGCTACGACAAGCCCACTCCGGTGCAGAAATACGCGATCCCCATCGTGCTCGGACGCCGGGACGTGATGGCGTGCGCGCAGACCGGCTCCGGGAAGACGGCCGCTTTCCTCGTGCCCATCCTCAACCAGATGTACGAGGCCGGACCCGTCAAGATGGG CTCGTACAACCGCCGCAAGCAGTACCCCCTGGCTCTGGTGCTGGCGCCCACACGCGAACTGGCCACGCAGATCTATGACGAGGCCAGGAAGTTTGCGTATCGCTCCCGTGTTAGACCCTGTGTAGT ATACGGCGGTTCCCCGATCCTCGATCAGCTACGCGAGTTGGAGCGCGGATGTCACCTCCTGGTGGCGACGCCGGGCCGTCTCGGTGACATGCTCTCCCGTGGTCGTGTGGCTCTCGACCATTGCAGACATTTAGTCCTCGACGAGGCCGACCGCATGTTGGACATGGGCTTCGAGCCGCAGATACGCAAGATTGTGGACTGCCACTCCATGCCGAAGACTGGCGAACGACAGACGCTCATGTTCTCGGCCACCTTCCCCAAGCAGATACAAGTGCTGGCGCAGGACTTTCTTTACAATTACGTGTTCCTCGCTGTCGGACGCGTGGGTTCAACATCTGAGAATATTACTCAGAAG GTCGTGTGGGTTGAAGAACAAGATAAGCGGTCCTTTTTACTAGATTTACTGAATGCTTCCAACTTGCTGCAACGAGCACCCTCCGAGGATGACCAGCTCACATTAGTCTTTGTTGAGACTAAGAAAG GTGCGGACCAGCTGGAAGATTTCCTGGCTGGTGACGGGTACCCAGTGACATCGATCCACGGCGACCGCACGCAGCGCGAGCGAGAAGACGCACTACGTCGCTTCCGCACCGGAAAAACGCCCATACTCGTCGCAACAGCTGTCGCGGCTAGAG GTCTGGACATACCGCACGTGCGCCACGTGATCAACTTCGACCTGCCGTCGGACGTGGAGGAGTACGTGCACCGCATCGGACGTACCGGCCGCATGGGGAACCTGGGCGTCGCCACCTCCTTCTTCAACGACTCCAACCGCGGGCTGGCGCGCGACCTGGTAGAACTGCTCGTCGAGGCTAAGCAGGATGTGCCCAA CTGGTTGACGAGCACGGCGGCGGACGGACGCTCAGGCGGCGGCGGGCGGCGTACCGGTGGCAGTCGATCCGGTGGAAACCGGTTCGGCAGTAGCGGAAGCGGCTTCGGTGCGCGGGACTTCCGTACACAGTCACGACAACCGCGCTCGGCCGGACCCTCCGCTATGGGCAATG GTTTCGGATACGGCGGCGGCGGTGGCGGCGGCTCGTACGGCGGCTCTTATGGGGGCTCCTACGGCGGGAACTCCGGGGGACCCGACTGGTGGGACTCGTAA